The Herbaspirillum sp. RTI4 genome has a segment encoding these proteins:
- a CDS encoding DUF2127 domain-containing protein, translating to MSTPLFPDTPVAALPPAKRRTLRVIAVFELVKGMAALAAAIGLLSLLHHDLRHLAVELIGHFGLHPDAPYPSIFLHYADILSDQSRRTIILVATAYIGLRFFEAYGLWYSRVWAEWLGAVSGALYIPLEIRHLLLHTTWMNAAVLLGNIFVVLYLLLELRRRHQHHVAVTLRRATLPR from the coding sequence ATGTCCACCCCACTTTTTCCCGATACCCCTGTGGCAGCATTGCCACCGGCCAAACGCCGGACTCTGCGCGTCATTGCTGTTTTCGAGCTGGTCAAGGGAATGGCTGCGTTGGCCGCCGCCATTGGCTTGCTCAGTCTGTTGCACCATGATCTGCGGCATCTGGCCGTTGAGCTGATCGGCCATTTCGGGCTTCATCCTGATGCGCCCTATCCGTCTATTTTTCTGCATTACGCTGATATCCTCAGCGACCAGAGTCGACGCACCATCATTCTGGTCGCCACGGCTTACATCGGATTGCGGTTTTTTGAGGCTTATGGTTTGTGGTACAGCCGGGTGTGGGCGGAATGGCTGGGCGCGGTATCGGGCGCACTGTACATTCCGCTGGAAATCCGCCATTTGCTGCTGCACACGACCTGGATGAACGCGGCCGTGTTGCTGGGAAATATTTTCGTTGTTCTTTATCTCTTACTGGAATTGCGCCGCCGCCACCAGCACCATGTGGCCGTGACGTTGCGGCGCGCCACTTTACCACGCTGA
- a CDS encoding Pls/PosA family non-ribosomal peptide synthetase, with translation MSTLDLVVSHEVAPATTVNSQNILHGELRLDLLRDETLADLLQASANRLPEQVALIAGEQTLTYQQLNAQADTVAAALHAAGVRPGHIVGLWLPRGIALLVMQAGIAKSGAAWLPFDADTPPERIAICLEDASAFGLLSCAALLDAAGNSATLAPIVWRAEQLSLPVAATLAKAIPRATGQDPAYVIYTSGSTGKPKGIVVNQASICHFLRSENSILGIVASDRVYQGFSVAFDMSFEEIWISYLVGATLWLAPKEVSVDPELLPQELARHHITVLHTVPTMLALFSQDVPSLRIINLGGEACPETLVPRWARPGRQLFNTYGPTEATVSASLAQLQPGEPVTIGRPLPNYGLLIIDAEQQTHLTLLPRGETGELCIIGPGIAAGYLGRPDLSAEKFLPNPWAAAGSSERLYRTGDLARITPEGMVQCLGRADDQVKIRGFRVELGEIEALLTSQPGVGAAAVVLRKEDGIDQLLAFVVPEENVVPLTSAVLRAALTAKLPAYMVPGVFEMLTQMPRLISGKIDRKQLATLPLTHAALDPSESDTPQNDAEQVLFAALNKLFPGQALRRDADFFTDLGGHSLLAARLVSSLRTDARYAYFKISDIYQNRSLARIADALGSTAAAMPEIEADWTPPSSWRRWTCGAAQAAAVPILVALHMMLWLAPFFAYHYFTGEPGDSVARAIAMSVGAFLLLTICEFGIAIAGKWLIAGRLKPGKYPLWGLTYYRWWLADRLVEAAPTYLLTGSSLYSWWLRALGARIGHDVIIGSITLRAPDLLTIGDHVSIGSAANFENARVQRGQLHLGRISLGRDACVGSYSVLEGNVSVGESGHLEGLSALRDGEAVPAGRIWRGSPARDIGAFVATTVRPAVTKRRLAGESVFFLFGAMLVTTLFFMPVFPSFILIDWFDDDKFSWMQTNNVFLQLIKYFVLSFPATAVLIVCTALLSAAVRWTVLPRMKAGSWPIHSRIYCCKWLVNQIQESSLNVLHGVYATIYAPFWYRMLGAKVGRGAEISTALGVVPDMLTLGDESFIADAVLLGDEHIDGGWMRVQPTVISRRSFVGNGAYIPDGTTIPENVLIGVHSSVPAAGAMREGDTWLGSPPIHLPAREEVTGFSERLTFRPSIARRLGRGLVEALRIITPHAIVIAVGYTTVLNLMPAAGDGRWGEVIFYLTLAGLLYGIGTFCFVLILKWVLIRRYSTSSVPMWTPFVWLSEGITNLYEGIAVPNFMRYLRGTPWLPVAFNLLGCHIGKGTYMDTTDLTEFDCVHIGAHSELNALVCPQTHLFEDRVMKIDHVHIGQRVYMGPRSAALYGARVGDGARLGPMTLVMKGEYIPAGSSWRGCPAAVAAV, from the coding sequence ATGTCTACTCTTGATTTAGTTGTTTCCCACGAAGTCGCACCAGCCACTACCGTGAATAGCCAAAACATCCTGCACGGCGAATTACGTCTCGATTTGCTGCGCGACGAAACCCTCGCCGACCTGCTCCAGGCCAGCGCCAACCGTTTGCCGGAACAAGTCGCGCTGATCGCCGGCGAACAGACCCTGACTTATCAGCAACTCAATGCGCAGGCCGATACCGTCGCCGCCGCCCTGCACGCCGCCGGGGTAAGACCCGGCCACATCGTCGGTTTATGGCTGCCGCGCGGTATCGCGCTGCTGGTGATGCAAGCGGGTATCGCCAAAAGCGGTGCCGCCTGGCTGCCCTTCGATGCCGACACCCCGCCGGAACGTATCGCCATCTGTCTTGAGGACGCGAGCGCCTTCGGTCTGCTCAGCTGCGCCGCGCTGCTGGATGCCGCTGGCAACAGCGCGACGCTGGCCCCCATCGTCTGGCGCGCCGAACAACTCAGTCTCCCTGTTGCTGCCACCCTTGCTAAGGCTATCCCACGCGCAACCGGGCAAGATCCTGCCTACGTCATCTACACCTCGGGTTCGACCGGCAAACCGAAAGGCATTGTCGTCAACCAAGCCAGCATCTGCCATTTTTTACGCAGCGAAAACAGCATCCTCGGCATCGTCGCCAGCGATCGCGTGTATCAGGGCTTTTCGGTCGCGTTTGACATGTCGTTCGAAGAAATCTGGATCAGCTATCTGGTCGGTGCCACGCTCTGGCTGGCACCCAAAGAAGTCAGCGTCGATCCCGAACTGCTGCCCCAAGAATTAGCCCGCCACCACATTACCGTGCTGCATACCGTGCCGACCATGCTGGCCCTGTTCAGTCAGGATGTGCCGAGTTTGCGCATTATCAATCTGGGCGGCGAAGCCTGTCCCGAAACACTGGTGCCGCGCTGGGCCCGTCCGGGCCGGCAACTGTTCAATACCTACGGCCCGACCGAAGCCACGGTATCGGCCAGTCTGGCCCAACTGCAACCGGGCGAGCCGGTTACTATCGGCCGTCCCCTGCCCAATTACGGCTTGCTGATTATCGATGCAGAACAACAGACCCATCTGACACTGCTGCCTCGCGGCGAGACCGGCGAGCTGTGCATCATCGGCCCCGGCATTGCCGCCGGCTATCTCGGTCGCCCCGACCTGAGCGCAGAAAAATTTCTGCCCAATCCCTGGGCTGCCGCCGGGTCCAGCGAGCGGCTGTACCGTACCGGCGATCTGGCGCGTATCACGCCAGAAGGCATGGTGCAGTGTCTCGGGCGTGCCGACGATCAGGTCAAAATTCGCGGCTTCCGGGTCGAGCTGGGAGAAATCGAAGCGCTGCTGACCTCTCAGCCCGGCGTCGGTGCCGCCGCTGTCGTGCTGCGCAAGGAAGATGGCATCGATCAGCTGCTGGCATTCGTGGTGCCGGAAGAAAACGTCGTCCCGCTCACCAGCGCCGTGCTGCGCGCCGCGCTCACGGCCAAATTGCCTGCCTATATGGTGCCGGGCGTATTTGAAATGCTGACGCAGATGCCGCGCCTGATTTCCGGCAAGATAGACCGCAAACAGCTCGCGACGCTGCCTCTGACCCATGCGGCCCTTGACCCGTCAGAATCCGATACTCCGCAAAACGACGCCGAACAGGTCTTGTTCGCTGCACTGAATAAATTATTCCCCGGTCAGGCACTACGCCGCGACGCCGACTTTTTCACCGATCTGGGCGGCCATTCGCTGCTGGCGGCGCGACTGGTATCGAGTCTGCGCACCGATGCGCGTTACGCCTATTTCAAGATCAGCGATATTTACCAGAACCGTAGCCTCGCCCGCATTGCCGATGCGCTGGGAAGCACTGCTGCTGCGATGCCGGAGATCGAAGCCGACTGGACGCCTCCCTCCTCCTGGCGGCGCTGGACTTGCGGTGCCGCGCAGGCCGCCGCCGTCCCCATCCTGGTGGCCTTGCACATGATGCTCTGGCTGGCACCCTTTTTCGCCTACCACTACTTTACCGGCGAACCGGGGGACTCTGTAGCGCGCGCCATTGCCATGTCGGTTGGCGCATTTTTGTTGCTGACGATTTGCGAATTCGGCATCGCCATTGCCGGAAAATGGCTGATCGCGGGCCGTCTGAAACCGGGCAAGTACCCGTTGTGGGGCCTGACCTATTACCGCTGGTGGCTGGCAGATCGCCTGGTCGAAGCCGCTCCTACTTATCTGCTGACCGGCTCCTCGCTCTACTCCTGGTGGCTGCGGGCCTTGGGCGCACGCATCGGACACGATGTCATCATCGGCTCGATCACTTTGCGCGCACCGGACCTGCTGACCATCGGCGACCACGTCAGCATCGGCAGCGCCGCCAATTTCGAAAACGCCCGGGTGCAACGCGGGCAATTGCATCTGGGACGCATCTCCCTCGGACGCGATGCCTGCGTCGGTTCCTACTCCGTTCTGGAAGGTAATGTCAGCGTCGGAGAATCCGGTCATCTCGAAGGCCTCTCCGCCTTACGCGACGGCGAAGCTGTCCCGGCCGGCCGCATCTGGCGCGGCTCCCCCGCGCGCGATATCGGCGCATTCGTCGCAACGACTGTGCGACCTGCGGTAACAAAACGCCGACTGGCAGGTGAATCTGTCTTTTTCCTGTTCGGAGCCATGCTGGTAACTACCTTGTTTTTCATGCCGGTGTTTCCTAGTTTTATCCTCATCGACTGGTTCGATGACGATAAATTTTCCTGGATGCAAACCAATAACGTGTTCCTGCAGCTGATCAAATATTTTGTCCTGTCCTTCCCGGCCACGGCGGTATTGATCGTCTGTACCGCGCTGCTATCGGCGGCAGTGCGCTGGACGGTACTGCCACGCATGAAGGCAGGCAGCTGGCCCATTCATAGCCGGATTTATTGCTGCAAATGGCTGGTCAACCAGATTCAGGAATCGAGCCTCAACGTGCTGCATGGCGTGTATGCGACGATTTATGCGCCGTTCTGGTATCGCATGCTGGGTGCGAAAGTCGGACGCGGCGCGGAAATTTCAACTGCGCTGGGCGTCGTTCCCGACATGCTGACGCTGGGCGATGAAAGTTTTATCGCTGATGCGGTGCTGCTCGGCGACGAACACATCGACGGCGGCTGGATGCGGGTGCAACCAACCGTCATCTCGCGCCGCAGTTTCGTCGGTAATGGCGCGTATATCCCGGATGGCACCACCATCCCGGAAAATGTCCTGATCGGCGTGCATTCCAGCGTACCGGCAGCCGGCGCGATGCGCGAGGGCGATACCTGGCTGGGTTCGCCGCCCATCCATCTGCCAGCGCGGGAAGAAGTTACCGGGTTTTCCGAACGACTGACCTTCCGACCCTCGATTGCACGTCGCTTAGGACGCGGGCTGGTCGAAGCGCTGCGCATCATTACGCCGCACGCCATCGTCATCGCCGTCGGTTACACCACCGTGCTCAATCTGATGCCGGCGGCAGGCGACGGTCGCTGGGGGGAAGTGATTTTTTATCTGACGCTGGCAGGCTTGCTGTACGGTATCGGTACTTTCTGCTTCGTGCTGATACTGAAATGGGTATTGATCCGCCGCTACAGCACCAGCAGCGTGCCGATGTGGACGCCGTTCGTCTGGCTCTCCGAAGGCATCACCAATTTGTATGAAGGCATAGCCGTTCCTAATTTCATGCGCTATCTGCGCGGCACGCCGTGGTTGCCGGTGGCATTCAATCTGCTGGGGTGCCACATCGGCAAGGGCACCTACATGGATACCACCGACCTGACCGAATTCGATTGCGTCCACATTGGCGCGCATAGCGAGCTGAACGCGCTGGTCTGCCCGCAAACCCATCTGTTCGAGGACCGCGTGATGAAAATCGACCATGTGCATATCGGTCAGCGCGTCTACATGGGGCCGCGCAGCGCCGCACTGTACGGAGCACGGGTGGGCGACGGCGCGCGTCTGGGACCGATGACGCTGGTGATGAAGGGCGAGTACATTCCTGCTGGTTCCAGCTGGCGCGGCTGCCCGGCGGCGGTCGCCGCAGTGTAA
- a CDS encoding PhzF family phenazine biosynthesis protein, with protein MDVIKIAAFSDGQAGGNPAGVWIADHFPTDAEMQRIAAEVGFSETVFAIPCADAWRVRYFSPETEIPFCGHATIALGAALGLKHGDGVFSLILNQTAITVESSCKDGLITAALQSPRTHSTPASSELASSALALFNYTSDDLDLRIPPARIHAGADHLILALKSRQALASMHYDLSAGRIFMHQEGLATILLAYAETSQLFHTRNPFASGGVYEDPATGAATAAIGGYLRDLNWPHGGQIDVIQGKDMGMRSLLRATIPPLPGHSIRVSGTARIMPS; from the coding sequence ATGGATGTCATAAAAATTGCAGCGTTCTCTGACGGACAGGCAGGAGGCAATCCGGCTGGCGTGTGGATTGCCGACCACTTTCCCACTGACGCTGAGATGCAGCGCATCGCGGCAGAGGTCGGATTTTCGGAAACGGTCTTTGCGATTCCCTGCGCAGACGCATGGCGAGTCCGTTACTTTTCGCCAGAAACTGAAATTCCTTTTTGCGGTCACGCCACGATCGCACTTGGTGCGGCACTGGGGCTCAAGCATGGTGATGGCGTGTTTTCTTTGATTCTCAATCAAACGGCCATTACGGTGGAAAGTAGTTGCAAGGACGGCCTCATTACCGCTGCGCTGCAATCGCCCCGCACGCATAGCACACCGGCATCGTCTGAACTTGCCTCCTCCGCGCTCGCCTTGTTCAACTACACCAGCGACGATCTTGATCTCAGAATTCCCCCGGCGCGCATCCATGCCGGCGCAGATCATCTGATCCTGGCACTGAAGTCGCGCCAAGCGCTTGCCTCCATGCATTACGATTTGAGTGCCGGTCGGATTTTCATGCATCAAGAAGGTCTGGCCACCATTCTGCTGGCCTATGCGGAGACCTCCCAGCTATTCCACACTCGCAATCCATTTGCCAGCGGAGGGGTTTATGAAGACCCGGCGACCGGTGCGGCCACTGCGGCGATTGGCGGCTACTTGCGAGACCTCAATTGGCCGCATGGCGGTCAGATCGATGTGATTCAGGGCAAAGATATGGGCATGCGCTCGCTGCTTCGGGCAACTATCCCCCCACTACCGGGCCATTCGATCCGCGTTTCGGGCACGGCGCGCATCATGCCGTCTTGA
- a CDS encoding ankyrin repeat domain-containing protein — MMPASTSHHSAGYRPTPIFLNISDCQIITAQTYSPPSPVRTPTDQRIMFDSAEFHDFETFERQGLYKLSRAQLIESIDEIKCFVNRATSSPRTAQEICDALDSFLSSVRFAANPVRETVYGKLKAVLHRICDCLLDEDIALHLRLKAVQEFALGVIECISGASNALDKILNELELAGAGFSGHFAQMLEDKFNSEVAEFVQQLIQSETKTAQKKLLLSYETHIGRYYRDRYGEMVGLAPAEGVDMHASHLPHISSKHNRLVEQFEQNLLKRLSATSIAMELSMRLKEELHAAIPADLLNANGEFYVAGCAALERHLSLPETRLHYGLISPSAVLQIQDNGEFKLASAQHVLACIILKNALDENIIDRWEARIPRGLGLQASAAGWNVLGLGELFWAEAPGESTPQALTFSLLNDCKAACVLPSAMLLEALANTAPEERLTQLRTSWLGHPTGNEEPSPSNSAQVLAWAIRHNDAALFEKIVAHYQQYKAAPDESDMAMLIDAQHSASSAHYFNKLLTHFFPVEQGPALLQQTIRIRAPELLNALVRQLPFKNPELKAALQQCVKENFSAGCRSLLETHADLLHSIEHHRGSRKEGIGQNGKSQASFGYDPSLLLDVQSAEIARMLITAGAEINVRVPLGREKISPLGCAIRMERNEVAVELYSAGALLLEQDMSDLMENPVLLKELLIKRTPSFFDTEQPALTMLRTALLEGQISSAELLLQGFLERNAANPKKLHKLFEPFAPRQNDLLTYAVSEGHASIVEIFLKYSHFLNPADLNESKRSDGFNALMLAARIGNRHMLKMLLRCEAIELHPKNRKTGNNTTWDFGRDRELNQIVRERKGLRPQPAEIPM; from the coding sequence ATGATGCCTGCTTCCACCTCCCACCACTCCGCCGGATATCGGCCAACGCCCATTTTTCTCAATATCAGCGACTGCCAGATCATTACTGCACAGACCTACAGCCCGCCCTCACCTGTACGCACTCCTACCGACCAACGCATCATGTTTGACAGCGCCGAGTTCCACGACTTTGAAACATTCGAACGGCAGGGTCTTTATAAACTGAGTCGGGCGCAACTAATTGAGTCAATCGATGAAATCAAATGTTTCGTCAATAGGGCGACTTCCTCTCCGCGCACCGCGCAAGAAATTTGCGATGCGCTCGACAGCTTCCTGAGCAGCGTCCGCTTCGCCGCCAATCCTGTCCGGGAAACCGTTTACGGAAAACTGAAAGCAGTACTGCACCGAATTTGTGACTGCTTGCTGGATGAAGATATCGCCCTGCACTTGCGGCTCAAGGCCGTGCAGGAATTTGCACTGGGGGTCATCGAATGCATCAGCGGCGCCAGCAATGCGCTGGACAAAATATTGAACGAGTTGGAATTGGCCGGCGCTGGCTTCAGCGGTCACTTCGCGCAAATGCTGGAGGATAAATTCAATAGCGAAGTGGCCGAGTTCGTTCAGCAACTAATTCAATCCGAAACGAAAACTGCGCAAAAAAAACTCCTGCTGTCGTATGAAACGCATATCGGTCGTTACTACCGCGACCGGTATGGCGAAATGGTCGGACTCGCGCCTGCGGAAGGCGTCGATATGCACGCCAGCCATCTGCCTCACATAAGCTCAAAGCACAACAGACTCGTAGAGCAATTCGAACAAAATCTGCTCAAACGACTGTCAGCAACCAGCATTGCAATGGAACTGAGCATGCGACTGAAAGAGGAACTCCATGCCGCCATCCCCGCTGATTTATTGAATGCGAACGGCGAATTTTATGTGGCAGGCTGCGCCGCATTGGAACGCCATCTGTCCTTGCCGGAAACACGCCTGCACTACGGCCTGATCTCACCCTCGGCAGTCTTGCAGATTCAGGACAATGGCGAATTCAAACTGGCTTCTGCACAGCACGTCCTCGCCTGCATCATCCTGAAAAATGCTCTGGATGAAAATATTATCGACCGCTGGGAGGCCCGCATTCCCAGGGGTCTGGGTTTGCAGGCATCTGCAGCCGGATGGAATGTGCTTGGTTTAGGTGAATTATTCTGGGCCGAAGCGCCCGGAGAAAGCACTCCACAAGCGCTGACATTCAGCCTTCTCAATGATTGCAAGGCAGCCTGCGTGCTGCCCTCTGCGATGCTATTGGAAGCGCTGGCCAACACCGCTCCCGAAGAACGCCTGACGCAATTGCGCACAAGCTGGCTTGGTCATCCCACCGGTAACGAAGAGCCGTCTCCGAGCAATAGCGCTCAGGTACTTGCCTGGGCAATACGCCACAACGATGCTGCGCTATTTGAAAAAATCGTCGCGCATTATCAGCAATACAAAGCTGCTCCGGACGAGTCCGACATGGCGATGCTGATTGATGCACAACATAGCGCCAGCAGTGCGCACTATTTCAACAAACTGCTGACGCATTTTTTCCCGGTCGAACAAGGACCGGCACTCCTGCAACAGACCATCCGCATCCGCGCACCGGAACTGTTGAACGCCCTGGTGCGACAATTGCCGTTCAAAAATCCTGAATTGAAGGCCGCGCTGCAACAATGCGTCAAAGAAAATTTCAGTGCCGGTTGTCGCTCTCTGCTGGAAACCCACGCCGATCTGCTGCACTCCATCGAACATCATCGAGGCAGCCGCAAGGAAGGCATCGGCCAGAATGGCAAGAGTCAAGCCAGCTTCGGCTATGACCCCTCACTTTTACTCGATGTGCAGAGTGCGGAAATCGCCCGCATGCTCATTACTGCCGGCGCAGAAATCAATGTGCGGGTGCCTTTGGGCCGCGAAAAAATCTCGCCGCTGGGATGTGCGATACGCATGGAGCGCAATGAGGTGGCGGTAGAGCTGTATAGCGCAGGCGCGCTGCTGCTGGAGCAGGATATGTCCGATTTAATGGAGAATCCGGTTTTGCTCAAAGAGTTGCTGATCAAGCGCACGCCCAGCTTTTTCGATACCGAGCAACCCGCACTGACGATGTTGCGAACGGCGCTGCTGGAGGGACAAATCAGTTCTGCCGAACTGTTACTGCAAGGCTTCCTGGAGCGTAATGCAGCGAACCCCAAAAAACTTCACAAACTATTTGAGCCCTTTGCTCCGCGGCAAAACGATCTGCTGACCTATGCCGTCTCGGAAGGCCATGCATCCATAGTGGAAATTTTTCTGAAATATTCGCACTTCCTCAATCCCGCCGATCTGAATGAAAGCAAGCGCTCCGATGGCTTCAACGCCCTGATGCTGGCCGCCCGTATCGGTAACCGGCACATGCTGAAGATGCTACTGCGCTGCGAGGCAATTGAGCTTCATCCTAAGAATCGCAAGACCGGCAACAATACAACGTGGGACTTTGGACGGGACAGAGAACTCAATCAGATCGTGCGGGAACGCAAAGGATTGCGGCCACAGCCTGCAGAAATCCCCATGTAG
- a CDS encoding ABC transporter permease — protein MRQFFSYLTPNRNNIRYWQCLVLVVIIGIWHIATRDPQTAFFFGEPLKIVVRIWQWFTVGSGTLEVGIGDWNWFTLTFPAEIYSHLLITLTETLLAFAIGTVSGLGMGLWLALAPVASAIFDPYVKAANSMPRVILAPIFAMWFGLGIWSKVALAVTLVFFIVFFNVYQGVKEVSPVVLANARMLGANARQLLRTVYLPSATSWVFSSLHTAIGLAFVGAVVGEYLGSARGIGYLILQAEGTFDINTVFAGIVVLTVFALVLDLAVGVIEKRLMKWQPTSGDTEKL, from the coding sequence ATGCGACAATTTTTCTCTTACCTGACTCCCAACCGCAACAACATCCGCTACTGGCAATGCCTGGTGCTGGTGGTGATTATCGGCATCTGGCATATCGCCACCCGCGATCCGCAAACCGCTTTTTTCTTCGGCGAACCGCTCAAAATCGTGGTGCGTATCTGGCAATGGTTCACGGTGGGCAGCGGCACGCTTGAAGTCGGCATCGGCGACTGGAACTGGTTCACGCTGACGTTTCCCGCTGAAATTTATTCGCATCTGCTCATTACGCTAACCGAAACCCTGCTGGCGTTTGCCATCGGTACGGTCTCTGGATTAGGCATGGGCTTGTGGCTGGCGCTGGCACCGGTCGCCTCGGCGATTTTTGATCCTTACGTCAAGGCCGCCAATTCGATGCCGCGTGTGATTCTGGCTCCCATCTTCGCCATGTGGTTTGGCCTGGGTATCTGGTCCAAGGTGGCGCTGGCGGTGACGCTGGTCTTTTTTATTGTCTTTTTCAATGTCTATCAGGGCGTCAAGGAAGTCAGCCCGGTAGTGCTGGCCAATGCCCGCATGTTGGGTGCCAACGCCCGCCAGTTGCTGCGTACGGTCTATCTGCCCTCGGCAACTTCCTGGGTCTTTTCCAGCTTGCATACTGCTATCGGTCTGGCCTTTGTCGGCGCGGTCGTGGGTGAATACCTCGGTTCCGCGCGCGGTATCGGTTATTTGATTTTGCAGGCGGAAGGGACCTTCGATATCAATACCGTGTTTGCCGGTATTGTGGTGTTGACTGTTTTTGCGCTGGTGCTGGATCTGGCGGTTGGCGTCATCGAAAAACGTCTGATGAAATGGCAGCCTACTTCCGGCGATACGGAGAAGTTGTAA
- a CDS encoding ABC transporter ATP-binding protein has translation MIPALSFDNISCTFVSKDNPSQRYTAVADTTLTIAPGEFVSVVGPTGCGKSTLLNVGAGLLQPSTGSVKVFGEELTSINPRAGYMFQAEALMPWRSALQNVIAGLQYRGMDDAEAVELGEQWLTRVGLQGFGDRYPHQLSGGMRKRVALAQTLILDPDIILMDEPFSALDIQTRQLMENEVLELWQAKKKAVLFITHDLDEAIAMSDRVIVLSAGPATHPIGEFVIDLDRPRDVAEIRSHPRFIELHRQIWNVLRDEVLKGYQQQKRMA, from the coding sequence ATGATCCCAGCACTCAGTTTCGATAATATTTCCTGCACCTTTGTCTCCAAGGACAACCCCTCCCAGCGCTACACTGCCGTAGCCGATACCACGCTGACGATTGCCCCCGGCGAATTCGTTTCCGTGGTCGGCCCTACCGGCTGCGGTAAATCGACGCTGCTCAATGTCGGTGCCGGACTGTTACAGCCGTCTACCGGCAGCGTCAAAGTCTTCGGCGAAGAGCTGACTTCGATCAACCCTCGGGCCGGGTACATGTTCCAGGCAGAAGCGCTGATGCCGTGGCGCAGCGCGCTGCAAAACGTCATCGCCGGTTTGCAATATCGCGGCATGGACGACGCCGAAGCAGTCGAGCTGGGCGAACAATGGCTCACGCGTGTCGGCTTGCAAGGCTTTGGCGACCGTTACCCGCACCAGTTATCGGGCGGCATGCGCAAGCGGGTAGCGCTGGCGCAAACGCTGATTCTCGATCCCGACATCATCCTGATGGACGAGCCATTTTCCGCGCTCGACATCCAGACCCGGCAACTGATGGAAAACGAAGTGCTGGAGCTGTGGCAGGCCAAGAAAAAAGCGGTGCTCTTCATCACGCATGATCTGGATGAGGCGATTGCCATGTCGGATCGCGTGATCGTCCTGTCGGCTGGCCCGGCGACGCATCCGATCGGCGAATTCGTGATTGATCTCGACCGGCCGCGTGACGTCGCAGAAATTCGCAGCCATCCCCGCTTTATCGAATTGCACCGGCAAATCTGGAATGTGCTGCGCGATGAAGTCCTCAAGGGATACCAACAACAAAAACGGATGGCCTGA